One segment of Stegostoma tigrinum isolate sSteTig4 chromosome 24, sSteTig4.hap1, whole genome shotgun sequence DNA contains the following:
- the ak2 gene encoding adenylate kinase 2, mitochondrial isoform X1, whose protein sequence is MSPSRSPGSVAVKQSADFIHKVRRYGIQGDLAVWIQNWLADRRQRVVVDGKYSAWRSLLSGGPQGSVLGPLLFVVFINDLDEEVEGRVSMFADDTKVGGAIDSIEGYCTLQRDIDSMQRWAEKWQMEFNLDKCEVMHFGRSNLNAEYRIKGRILGSVEEQRDLGVQVHSSLKVPTQVDKVVKKAYGVLAFINRGIEFKSREVMLQLYKTLVRPHLEYCVRFWSPYYRKDVEALERVQRRFTRMLPGLEGLSYEERLTELGLFSLERRRKRGDLIKVYKIMRGMGRVDSQRPFPRAGLTATRGHSFKVLGGRYRGDVRGTFFTQRVVSAWNTLPVVVVEAESLVTFKRLLDNAHGQQ, encoded by the coding sequence ATGTCACCCAGCAGGAGCCCAGGCTCTGTGGCTGTTAAGCAGAGTGCCGatttcattcataaagtcaggaggtatgggatacagggtgatctggctgtctggattcagaattggctggctgacaggaggcagagagtggttgtagatggtaagtattctgcctggaggtcactgctgagtggtggtccgcagggctctgttcttgggcctctgctctttgtagtttttataaatgacttggatgaggaggttgaggggagggttagtatgtttgctgatgacacaaaggttggaggtgccattgatagtatcgagggctattgcacgcttcagcgagacattgacagtatgcagaggtgggctgagaaatggcagatggagttcaacctggataagtgcgaagtgatgcattttggaaggtcgaacttaaatgctgaatataggattaaaggcaggattcttggcagtgtggaggaacagcgggatcttggtgttcaagtgcatagctccctcaaagttcccacccaagtggataaggttgttaagaaggcatatggtgttttggctttcattaacaggggaattgagtttaagagccgtgaggttatgctgcagctctacaaaaccctggtgagaccacacttggaatattgtgtccggttctggtcgccctattataggaaagatgtggaggctttggagagggtgcaaaggaggtttaccaggatgctgcctggactggagggcttgtcttacgaggagaggttgactgagctcggacttttctctctggagagaaggaggaagagaggtgacctgatcaaggtgtacaagataatgagaggcatgggtagagttgatagccagagaccttttcccagggcaggattgactgccacaaggggtcatagttttaaggtgttaggaggaaggtatagaggagacgtcagagggacgttcttcacccagagagttgtgagcgcatggaatactttgccagtggtagtcgtggaagcggagtcattagtgacatttaagcgactgctggacaatgcacatggacagcagtga